Within Spinacia oleracea cultivar Varoflay chromosome 4, BTI_SOV_V1, whole genome shotgun sequence, the genomic segment atttgatttgatttgatttgatttgatttgattttgctATACTAGGAAAGAGTCTTAAATACTTGTACTATGTACTCCATATATCTTATTATCTCTGGATTTAAATTCAATTTAAGGCTGCATGGCTTAGTTTGGTAGCAGGAAGCTAGGTACGTGATCAATGTCTAGCTTGTTCTCCAAGGCTCTTGGTTTCCTGATTCGTGTAATAAGGACGATCAACATCCCATGATTTGATGatcatgcttgctagcttaACCGTACCCACTGATCGATTTGTGTAATAAGCAAGCACAAACCCGATCACAAACGTACGTTCGATATGTTAATGTACAATGAGTTACTCGATTCGattccgatccgatccgatccgatccaTACATCTTTTTTGAGATGTGAAGCACATACATAAGTCTCAACTTCCTCCGATCCCTTTcaccttaattaattaattcaatcTTTTATACAGTAATTATGTCAATGACCAAAAGTATTTTATGATAGTTTACAACTCTAGAGATTTCGTGTTTTTATGTAATCGATAACTAGCTTATTTTACCCATTCAACATCATCGATCTTAAATTTACGTACTCGGTACTCTAGTCTTTACTCTCCCTCCACGTCACCGACCACCAATTGTTTTGTAGTTCTTTAAATATATAGCTTTTGCATTTGCTCTACCAATCACTCCATAATTAAGCTTCTCCATTATTTCATCCCTTAAGAGTTTGAATTGCACTCGCTTACATCTGCAACGTAGCTACacccttcttcttcttattcAAAGCTAAGGTTTGTCTAAATTTCGATCtaatcaaatttttattttttattttttatttttttatgcgaAATCATAAAGCTAAGTTTACCCTTTTGTTTCTCAACAGCTAGCAAAACAATACTCCACTTACTAGTAGAAAGATCCATTATTTTCAGATATATATATGAACATAATTAAGCAGGTacctaaaagtggcaagtcatgtATCCTAATACTTATAATTATACTTTCCTTTACATTAAAATCATTACATATCCTTAAAAATGTGTGTGCTCTCGTGTAGACTTGTTTTCCAGTACGTGTTCACTTTGTATCTCTAAATTGgacattttatgtttttttaagcTATGaagaaagcaataaataaacTTAACTAAGCTTGAATTGATTAGTGGATTGGTTGAGTGTTGTCTTAGTTTCACGTACTTGTTAATTGTTATCGTGTATGACTTCCTGTTAGTTTGAGTCCTAATTAATTTAATGTTGTGAAAGAGTGATTTAGGAAAATGACTACAAAATTAATTATGGTATTTTGTTGGTAGCCAGCCAAAGTTAGAGTTAGTTTAGTTTTATGGTTTAAAGATTgatggagtattattttatttatttattttgtaataGAGATATGGGTTATGACGACATTGACATTGACATTGAGCCATACACGGGGGCACCTTACTTCCACCTCCTTGTTACTAAGACAATGGTTAATCCCTTGTATCAATTGGTACGTTGTTCTATCCTTTTATATTTCAATAATCAatacgaatatttaatatactACGTATGTTTTACGTATAAGCTAGTTTAGTTTGTAAATGAAAtgatattattttttctttgttaaTAATAGACTCTTCCGCGAGGGGGTGCTAGATTACTCCCTGACATTTCTACTGAAGCCACCCTTGTTCGCGGAAAACGGGAATGGAAGGTGTTCTTTAATGGGACTCATAAAACCCATAAAAGACTGGAGCTTGGTTGGAAAGCTTTCGTGGACGACAACCAACTCAAAGTTGAAGATTTCTGTACTTTCGAAATCATGCCATGGACACCCAAAGATATCGATAGTACCCCTTTGAAGTTCAAGGTTCAAGTTTTTCGATGTGACCTTCCAGCCGCTCTCCTCGAGAAGATAGATGGTACAAGCAACAATCCCGCACTCGTTGAGTAATCATTTGTTAGTTCAGTGTCCTGTTTATTGTACCACCAAGATACAATGTTTCCTTCTTTAAGCATGGGAAGGTCAGAGGGACACCATGAATGATAGGATCCACCTTCTCCTCCATACACCTTCTTTCACAATTTTGGGTCTCCATTGTCAATTACTAttcacttttctttttttaagaagaagaaattaataattaataatttgtgATGGTTATGGTTATGGTTATGGTTATGTATGTGAGAGATTATGAGAGGTTTAAGGGGGTATTTATAGCAATTAGAAAAGATTTTCGGGGTCGGGGTGACTTCAACTTTGGAAATTGAGATAGAATGGATTACCTTTATTTGGATAGAATTAAAGATAGTGATTTTTATCCCGATTTGGATAGAATCAAATTGAAGTAATTTCAGTGTTACCATGATTATATCCTATTATGATTATACTACGATTAGTTTTCTTGGATGAGAAGAAAGATTATATTACAATAACTACTACTCAATATTCTCATCTTTAACGAGTCTAAATGAATATCACTTATCTGAATATCACTTATCTAATTGAGgttgtcttcctttttttttctgaatATCGCTTATcatattatctgaatttattaaaTATCTTAGCTGAAAAGTAGATGGAAAAATTCTAAAGTAGACGTCCTCCACCTAAGTTTAAACTTATCAATTTCGACTTATATTATCCAAACATATTAATCCCTctgtattttattaggagtcacactTATTATATCCAGACGTACTTTTTTACgagttacacttttatttttgGTCACTTTTATATCCGCTCATTAACTATTTACTATTTTTTACTTCTATGACCCTTAGATCATAAATAATTCCATTTTTGATAATTTGTATACCccatttgttttttatataTTTCCTTAATTATTGTCAACTACCACttatatacttcgtacttcctccgttcataaatactcgcaacgtttgtcactttcacacatgccaatgcacaatttaGATTGTCAATATCTTAAATTGTCttcaagcaaaaattataaaaagttgatattttgaaaataagtaTTGAGACAATACATGACTATCTTTTATTTggcatataaatcaccaacaatactcaaagtagaatatgtgaatagtgtaaaaatatgaaacgttgcgagtatttatgaACAGGGGAAGTATTATTTTTCCTTTGAATGGAACtaccattttttatttttttttgaggggaaaatGTAACTACCACTTATATAATTGTCatatctaatttatttttatttttttaatattcatACCGGTCAACATGTGactcctaaaactataaaaagaaaGTAGAACTAAGATGAAAATTATTAGATGCACCCAGATGCACCGTGCACTCAATGGTATTTCTATGCATCCGGGTGCACCTAATATGTTCTAGAATTAAGATAGGCAAGGTGAAGCTGAGGAAAACGAAACACTAATACAGGTAATACAACGACCTACTTTAGAGTAATTTAATTTTAGCTTATCTTAAATTAACTTAATTCATATCTTACCTTATCTGAAGTTATTAAAAGTTAAATTATCTAAATTTGTACTCTAAACTCAACTTATTTTCTACTTATAAATCTAAAATCTAAACAATTGCCTGCTTTCTTTGATTACTTCGAATATACAGCATATTTGTAAagatacggagtattaatttacTTGTATACTACTACGGAGTATAATTAATATGAGtggttttgtttttgaaggaaCACCATTACCATACATATATACAAATCATCCAATTTAGGCTTGCAAGCAAATAGAATAATCCATGAAAGATCAATTGGACGTATATTATCCGAAGCTGAGCATAAGTGAAGTTATAGGTATTCCAGATAAATCAGATTGATACTCTTAAGATGAAAGAAAATCCTGATAAAGTTGCAACTTAAGAGAAACAACACACAATAGTACTCTAGGCGCATCACATATGAGACATGAGCAACTACCAACCAACAGAAAGAAAAACCCACATCATGTGAGCAACCGAGATGCAGGAAACAAAGTGTGTTAAAACTTAAAAGATAACACAAAACACCATATGACAACTCCAAAGAGGTAAAGTGGAAGTTCCCAAATTTTCAGATATTAACAATCCATACACGTGGAAGTTATAAAGCCGCGCAGTCATCTTACATAAATTAGTCTATTGCAACATTAGACATATCAACAGAACTGATATCAGCTCAGAACATCTACTTAATAAAATACCAGAGACAGAGAGGGACTACTAGATTAGTTCAGGCATTAAGTTGATAATTAAGGCTTTCTTCTCACAAGAGGAATTGAAGCAACCTGCTGTTCAGATTAATTAGTGTGCTGCTTATCCTCCATGTGAACATCACAAGCTGCACCTCCATCATCATACTCACATCCCATATAGGAAACCTGGCCAAGATAAAATTAGGTTAAGAACTCAAGTTATTCAACAAGGCTGCTGGGATGCATGATCATAACTCGTAAACAGAATAACCCTTGACCAAAATAGTActcgaaaaataaaatgaatgagTTGCAAAAGAAATTCATCTTGTGACAGACGAATTAGGTATGGATCAAATACTGGTGAAAGCTCCATCCACCCCCATACCAccaaaaaaaggtttagaatacgGAATTGCATTTCATTATTTACAGAAAAAATACTGGATGTATTGCTTAGAGCATTATCATTCCTTTAAAAAGCAACTTGATATAAGATAAATGTAAAAGGCGCTTACCTTCTCAAGAAAGGTCTTGATTTCAGCAAGTTGCTTCTTCATTTCTTGGTCATTTGGCTCCAACTTCAAGGCATATACAATATCCTTCATAGATCCTTCAAGGTTACCGAGTTCTTTTCTAGCTGTTGCTCTGCGTGCATATACTTTGAAATACTTGCTGCCCAAGTTCAAGGCCTCAGTACAATCGTCCTCGGTCTCATGGTATCTACCGACCTTGAGATATGCCAATGCCCTGTTTGCATAAGCGAAAGCATTAGGTGACAGAGCTATGCTTCTGGAGTAGCATTTTATAGCTTCGTCGAATTTCTTGTTCTTGAAGAATCCATTGCCGTTGTCTTTCTCATAGGCAGCATCTGCAAAATCCCACCCAAGCTAGGTTTACAAAACTTGGGTACTTCAGTAAAACAATTAGGAAAACCGAGGGGAAAAAACACCCCAAGCAGTGGAAAATGGAGACAAGAAATGGCCTCAAATACTGGAATACCACAAACTTACGTGGCATATTATTTGACACAACTAGAACTCATGCAAAAATGAGTATTTTACCTAGTGTTCTCAATGTCAAGAACACAATATGCTTCCTCAAGTGTAAACTTCAAGGTTCAGGTAAGCTAACAAGAGCATCCTGAGTATGCAACTCATATATCTATCATCAAATAGGGATCTAAAAAGATATATATGCATATGGGGATGGATTATCAAAAAACTACTACATCTTAGCAGAAAGTACTTCAAAACAAAGAGCTTATTGAGGCAAACATTATGTGTACATGTTTGTCATCAGTAACCTTACGAGGCCAGAGGCAGAAAATAAGAACAGATTGTGCTTCACAGAAACAGGAGAAGACACAAGTAAAACAGGTAAGACATAACAAATCACAGTTATTCAAGAATGCTTTGACAGATGACACAAGATGCACAAGTTGGACATTAGAAATCATGATTCTTAAAGAATGTTGAATTCGAAGTGATGATAGCACAAGCCTAGATGTAAAATGTTAAACGCTCAACAAACCAAGTAGTGCATAGTGAATGCTGCAATCTACCACCAGTTGCATCTAAAAAACATCAGTCACAGGACAGGATTActtaaatgttcaaataaaactGCCAGACAACATGATCATGAATGTTCAATGTTAAGCTCTAAATAGAACATCAAAATATACAAATGAGACATCATACCCAGAGCATAAGAGTCTAGATAaagaaataatatatttttcctGTTCTCTGCACCATCAAAACCTTAGAGTCTCATGCATTAGGCATTTTCTCAGGCCTCAAGAAGAATTGAAATGCCCCATTCGATAGAGCAGGCGGATGTATTATCAGTAACTACAATTAGTTATAATGTTATATAAGGTCATATGGCAAAACATAACTTCAGATAACCACAACACTATGAACAAATTATTCACTAATCAGAGCACAACAAACCAATAAAAGAGCCACTTACACAACCGTGGGGGGAGTGAAGTTGGCCAACATGGGAGCACAAATGGGATAACAAACTTATGCTCAGTGAAGCTGGCAGTAGTCTCCACATTTCGAGTcaagaaattataggaaaaaataCGATCTCCCGTCTCAAAGAAGACAGTATCCACCTCAAAAGGATGGAAGAAACAAGACCGGAGTAAAGGCTTCTTCATCAAATCCAAATAactatcaacaggcactttatAAACCATATTCCATTCATTTACACTTGATTTATAATCCTTTAACCTCCAGACCTTCAACCAATGATCTCCTTCTCTGGATGTATCGATATAGTGAATACACTCTCCACTTCCGAAAATGCCCCGTTCATCCTCCAGTTTAGGAGTATTGAATGGCTTCTCAGACCCCTCAGGAAGCGGAATAAACCGACATCGAGCACGCTCCTTCTCATTCTCCACACCATCAAAAGGGTCATCATCATCCCAAGCAATAATCCCACAACTCAAATCAAACCAAAACAAACGCCCGGCAAAATCAAACACCCCTTCACCCCTCCAAAAATGCATCCCAAGCATATAATTAGCAGGTTTATACACTCATTTCCCCGTATCAGAGGAAAAACACAGCAAAGTAGCCGAATCACTCCCGATGAGAGGCCGATACTCCACAACCAGAAACTTCTCCACGACCCCCCCACATGAATCATCAAGCCTAGATATAAACCCAACAGAATTCAGCTTATTTATCAGTTTCCTGGGTTTAGGAAGTGGGACCCACTCACCGGTAATTGGGTTGATCACAAACAAAACCTCTTCAGTTCTACGCTGAGAGAAATAACTAGGGTTTTTCTCATGCTCTTTGTATGGATCTCTCTCGACACCGAGATTAACTAGAAGCAAACCATTACTGGAGGATAAAATTACTGGTGGGGATTTTGCAGAAATCCAGTCAGAAGTAATTGGTTCATAAATTAAACGATGAACATTTACAGAGAGTAAACACACATTAGGGTTTTCAGCTGGGTTGAAATGAGTTACCACTTCTTCTGATTCGGTGACGATTCGGTCGACGATCACCCATGAAGAAGTAGATGAAGATGAATTACGAGAAATGTAGGAGTTAATAAATTTGGAGTTGCAGATTTTGGAATTCCAGGTTTTCGAAACGCATTTGAGTCGACAAATTGATTTCACTGGTAATCGGGTTAAGATTTCTGTAATTAACTCACTTGGAAATTGAACATGCAATTTTCGTTCCGACATTCTTTTGATCCGACAAAATGGATTTGTGCAAATGTTTTTGATAAAATAGGGTTTTTGATTCGAACATGCGGCTGGGGTATATGAAATGGGGTTTTTGctgactttttttttctttacttgGTGGTACTTTTCTCAATGGTACCGACTCGTAAACCTAGGGATGTTAATGGCATCAGGACCCGACCCTATTCGGTCAGATTTCACCCGTTTAAAGTGTATTGATGCAATAAAATTAGATCTATAGGATCCGGGTCAGATTTGAGTCTTTTACTATCATTTAccccctccgtcccggaatacttgaaaccGTTTGACCGACACggagtttaatttattataattgacttcttatttaattgaaaggtatataatagtggggtatttttttaatatagatagtggGATGTGGTGGGGGATCatgaattttttaatgtttatttgggGTAGTATTGGTGGATCCTTAGTTAaggtgaaaaaataataaaatattatgtaaagtttccatttttagaagcgtttcaagtaatccgggacggcccgataaagaaagcgtttcaagtattcagGGACGGAGGGAATATGAGTCAGGAATGGGTCCAAGTCCGACAGCTTTAGACCTATATGGTTGGCTTTTGAAAGCCAACCATGATTCTATAAACGATAAgtctaaattaataattattggGTTATTTCTAAAATCAACCATGATTCCATAGAGGAGAAatctaaaattaataattattggGTAAAGTCAACTATAAAATGAAAGGTCAACGTTCTATTGTTTGAAGTCACTCTAATGTTgcgattaaaccaaaattagaaTAAAATTATCTGATTTGATGAACTGTATGAAGAACAATTATTGCATCGTAGACActcactgtcctaaaagacgtccgcgctacctcccggtgcagtagaacagaatgcggtcgccctccaggattagcgcaacgccgactttgtgtgcactcacaaaaccGGATGGAGgtcagaacatatgcccaaaaccgtGAGAGAGAGAAGATTGTGTTTTGTATTTTCTGGAAAATGTGTTTGAATGTTGCTGTGTTTTGAATTGAACCAAAATGCTGATTAAGTAACCAGAATTGAGGAaatgcaacaatcataaacgGCGGGAACAATAATTAAAGATTGTAACGGCAAAAAACGGACAGAAATAATTAATGTTGTAAAGAAAGTCATTAAGGttaattaatccaacggttaacAAGGACTTAACCAAACAGTCTggtaccaaaaagaataggtaAGGCCACAAAACTCACCCCACACCCGCGAATTgcattcccaagtaccaaggcccatggcccacggCCAAGCCGGTCTGGCGCGCGCGTGTGCGTTATGTGTCtacccataccactctcacactttctcaaacaagagttacacccacaccccaattaataaacaaagaGAATATGAGGAgcttttccaatgtgggacgaCTCTCTTATTTAACACTCTTTTCTTTGTGTTTCTCAATGAGaacttccaacaatcccccacaggttcgaagatgtggaaaagaaagtaagaagagaaggatattggttttggcaaaacaaaacaattgaataagtgttaatgtctttcgacttgaattaacacttagtgaagTTTAAGgtatgatctctttcctaccaagtgacttccgtattgaacttgatagggagttagaaacccgtcactaaaagcacgcaactgaatatgtatgataTTATGACTCCGCAAATAATGTGACGCCTTATATTGGTCATACGTCCaacctggatatgctcataggtgctctagagaatagcccatatcgcaattctcataggaagtgGTCACACTtacacacctacgtaggtgaatcccataaTGTGTGAGCTACCTTTATACCACCAAAaatatggtatgggttcattaagagtcgtatgctcaacctctttccgtTTGTAGCAAGCCCATAATTACATCTAGGGGAtggagaaaaaaataaaattttatgcttccgaattataacataatgccgtcctttgaactctgtgagtaggagttcattattttacaataggcctcaggcccatcccttccaatgtttccaaaactagttttctacacagatctttcgttaacggatccgcaatgttcatttcagactgTTCATAGTTtagtgatatcaccccacttTACAACCATTCTTTGAAGACCAtatgcctcaaacgaatgtgtcttttcttcccattgtaggcatggttgtttgccacagcaataACCGCTTgtgaatcacaatgaagtgcaactgaaggagttGGCTTCCCAcacagcggaatatctgcaagcacgttTCTTAACCATTTTGCCTCATGACCttccaattcaagagcaataaactcagattctatagtagacatagcagtacaaggttgtttacaagatttccaagatacagctccaccccctagggtgaatacataaccactggtagagttgacttcatcattgccagaaacTCAGTTGGCATTACATtagccttccaaaactcctggaaaattggagtagtgcaaactccaatccatggtacccttaaggtacctaAGCAATCTCTTCAAggcatcccaatgttcatgacttgggttatAAGTGTACCTGCTCAATCTACTCACGGAATAAGCAATGTCATGTCTAGTGTAGTTCATAAGAAACATaacacactactacaaaaatgtcaTATAACAGCGTTAATTTAACAGCGCTTTTCACCCTAGTGCTGTTAAAGATATCAAATATAGCATATAACAGCGCTTAAGTTGTAAGCGCTGTCATATATGTACATACTATAGCGCTTTTGTTCTACGCGCCGTGGTATTTATGTACATACTATAGCACCTGTGATAAAAGCGCTGTCAAATAATAtacgaatatttttttaaaaaaaaaacaatctatCAAAATATAAAAGAACCTCCTTGAGTTTTTCTTCCCACGCTTCTCTCTACTCCGCAAAACTCTACTGTAAATACTTCCCTTCTCACAGCGAAACCACGACGGCGATTTCCCTTCTCACAGAGGCGTGCTTCCTTCTCACGGCGGCGTGCTGTCCTTCTCACGGTGAAACCCAAAGAGGCGTGCTTCCCTTCTCACGGCGAGAGTGAACAATCGAATTTGTAGGTATACTCCATAAACTTTAAGGGATTTTGCTGATTTATGTTTGAATTGTTCTTAATTTTGCATTTTATGTGTGCGGTTAGGGTTAATTCAATTTCTTGAATTGGTTTTGCGGGGAAGAGGGTTTGAATTCAATTACGATGGGTTTAATTAAGGGTTTTGGGAAAGAGGGTTTGAATTCAAATTGTTTGTTTGGGCTTTGTATCACTGTTGATTGGCGGGTGAACACCCAATTCTTGCTGTTCGGAGGTCCTCTAAGAAACAAAATGTCTGGAGCACGTTTTTCCGATTGGGTACCAGATGCATTGCTGCGTCTGCTCCTGTGGTTTTGTCCTGTAATATGCTATCTTATTACGTAGTATGACCTTTGATTTGTATTTAATTTAATGGCTTAGTTTACTTTCCTAACTAGGTCCTAATGTTTGTAACAGTGTTCTACCTCTGTGCTTAATGTTTATAACAGTGAGCAACTTTTGCACTAGGCCTTAACCTCTGTGCTTAATCAACCATTATTTCTACTTTGTGAAATTAATGATTGAAACGTTTTCTCATCAAACTTTGTGATTGCAGCTTTTTATTGCTTATTTTCTCTTTCCTATTCAAAACAGAAGAAGTCAAATATAGTAAGAATTTTGGAAGTTAAATTTTCCAGAAATATTAGGTTCTTTGAAGAAATACATGTATGAGTATTAGTAGTAGTAGCAACAGCAACAATTGCAGTTTATGGAACATAAGGTATCAACTTGGGGAGTTTGAGATTATTTGAATTTGTTTCTTCTTGGCACAATAAGTGTTATAGCTGTAGTAAACCTTTATCTCTAATTTCTTATAGAAAGAGTGAAGACAGGGAATTTCGAAATGTTATTCTCCTGCGTGTTCTTCTTGCCTGTAGCCCCTTGGAGAAGTTGACCTTCCCAGCTCTTTAATATTTGCACTATTTTTTTAatctatatttttgtttttgtttttgtgggGGGTTGTCCAATGCATTCTATCCATTATAAAATGTGCCATAATTAGGTGGAATGTCTTTGTTCAGATTGACTGACCTTGTACTTTAGGTCATTAGGAGACTGCTACATCAAATAATTTGGTTGGTACTACTGAAGTGCTGGAAACTGGATAGTGGATACTATATCCATGTTATTTGTCGAATATTAATATCCTATCATATCCATTTAACATCTACAATTATTTGTGAGGGTAATGTGATTATATTGCCACCATATATTTTGTATCTTACATGGTTTATTGTTCGGGCAAGGGCTCCATTCTCATCTCATTTTCGACCATATCTATATACTTCCATTCTCTTTATTTTTATCCAAGGGGTTTGAACTCTAGACTTTTCAGCTGAAAGTTTAACATCAAATAAAGAGCTATTTTCTATAATGAAACTTTGTGAGGATGCAACTCCGTTTTGGGTCATATAAATGTTACTTTCACAGAGTCTGTGGACCTTGAATTTAGTCAAAAAGTTCCATGAGAAAAGATCTTCCATGTTATTATAAGAGATTCTTAGAATTTTCTGTATCTACTAATCTACTAAATCATGGTGATTCTTCCTTGAAATTCGTTTATTGAGTAAATTTCAGCTAGTAAATGCATCACCACTCGCATCATTCTCAGTTACACACACACAGACTGAGGGACAACCAAATCTATGCTGGTGAGTTTTATAAAAAGAAACATCATCGTGAGGTTTACGTGCTCACCCTCCCTTATATTTATTGCACACTAGATTTAGAAAAGAAAGGCTTCTAACTAATGTTTCAGTCCCTGGAAAGGCCTTTACCAGTAGTAGCTCTTTGCAGATTTATGCCCTCATTCTCCCTTTTATTTACTTTGTTTTATTTGACTAATTCTCACAAATATTCTATACTATCTTAGTAAGAAAGCCTTCATTCAAATATTCGTATATAAATATAAGTAAGATTATATATCATAATAACAAACTATCAttcaaataatattttatgctaaaaataataataatagtgaaagccttcataatttatacacaataaAAAATATACCATATCACATAACTATCATATATTTAGCACACAAACAAGTCCAAAATCATTTTCTTAACGGAgttttatttactttgtttttttctttggtaGTGTCCTTGCCAGGAAAACTGTGGATATTATGTGATGAGATTCATGAAGGAGATAATCTCACACAAGTGACTTCAAATTTCTGAAGTTGTAAGTCTTCTAATCTTAATCTTTGGAGTAAATGTTAATTAAATATGTTCAATTACCAAATGGTACTCTTGGGTAGTTGGTCTTGCAGTTGTGCGTATGTACGGATTTTCTCTAATGATTCTTTGTCCATACATGACTTGTTGTAGGACAGTCCAGAAACTGCTTGCTTATAATGAATAACTTGTTGTAGGACAGTTCATTTACACATGACTTGTTGTACTGAATTGCTGTAGGACCGTCCAGAAACTGCAGTCTTATATAAGTAGTCATCTATATAGATTAATTAAActgtaattaaactaattagtcaTCGATTTAGAtttattaaactaattagtcaTCTATATAGTTCACTGGTTGTAATGACTTGCTATAGATAATTAGTATTTCATCATTcaactttaccattttaataatCTGTTACCGATAATTAAGTCGAAAATGCAGTCTAAATAGATTAATTAGTTATTTTCTTACATTTGTAGTTGGCTGCATAGCTTGATGATTGACGGGAGCTGTGACAGTAGTGTAGCCAAGATGTTTTTTGTGAATATGTGATAGGAATATGTGTAGCCAACATGTTTCTTCTAAGATTTTCCACACCAATTGAGCCTTCCATGAACCATCAGCTTCTTTACTTTCAGATCCTTCGCAAAATTACCCACCCCCGTCAGCAAGCATATCCCCTCACCCCCGCTATATTTATATACGAATATTTAATACCTTGTTGTTTCGCAGTATTTTTCAGATTGCCAGTTTCC encodes:
- the LOC110805928 gene encoding B3 domain-containing protein Os04g0386900-like, whose amino-acid sequence is MGYDDIDIDIEPYTGAPYFHLLVTKTMVNPLYQLTLPRGGARLLPDISTEATLVRGKREWKVFFNGTHKTHKRLELGWKAFVDDNQLKVEDFCTFEIMPWTPKDIDSTPLKFKVQVFRCDLPAALLEKIDGTSNNPALVE
- the LOC130459841 gene encoding uncharacterized protein: MLGMHFWRGEGVFDFAGRLFWFDLSCGIIAWDDDDPFDGVENEKERARCRFIPLPEGSEKPFNTPKLEDERGIFGSGECIHYIDTSREGDHWLKVWRLKDYKSSVNEWNMVYKVPVDSYLDLMKKPLLRSCFFHPFEVDTVFFETGDRIFSYNFLTRNVETTASFTEHKFVIPFVLPCWPTSLPPRLYAAYEKDNGNGFFKNKKFDEAIKCYSRSIALSPNAFAYANRALAYLKVGRYHETEDDCTEALNLGSKYFKVYARRATARKELGNLEGSMKDIVYALKLEPNDQEMKKQLAEIKTFLEKVSYMGCEYDDGGAACDVHMEDKQHTN
- the LOC110805927 gene encoding F-box protein At3g26010-like yields the protein MSERKLHVQFPSELITEILTRLPVKSICRLKCVSKTWNSKICNSKFINSYISRNSSSSTSSWVIVDRIVTESEEVVTHFNPAENPNVCLLSVNVHRLIYEPITSDWISAKSPPVILSSSNGLLLVNLGVERDPYKEHEKNPSYFSQRRTEEVLFVINPITGEWVPLPKPRKLINKLNSVGFISRLDDSCGGVVEKFLVVEYRPLIGSDSATLLCFSSDTGK